One segment of Calditrichota bacterium DNA contains the following:
- a CDS encoding ABC transporter permease translates to MRSRLFAIARKEFLHILRDQRSLIIIFLLPLIMMVLYGYAITFDIRQIRMALIDRDNTPASRALLQSFTAGGLFRVVAQLNDISQVEALMRKGKVHAALVIPRGFQRELHTKPSTAVELLIDGANANTATIILNYARMLMAKLAVESLPGLPVPFEVRQVVLYNPEQRSMVFIVPGLVAVLIMMICALLTSIAVTRERETNTVEQILVSPIHPLELILGKVGPYVVVALLDASSVVVFSVLLFGIPFRGSAALLLLLSVVFVYASLSLGVLISSRATTQRAALMGAVMATLLPSILLSGFIFPIRSMPKLLQLMTYIVPARYYLRIIRGIMLKGVGFAHLWPDVLALFVFGTVLLLVSVGRFRTRLEG, encoded by the coding sequence ATGCGTAGCCGCCTGTTCGCCATAGCCCGCAAGGAGTTCCTGCACATCCTCCGGGACCAAAGGAGCCTGATCATCATCTTCCTCCTCCCGCTCATCATGATGGTGCTTTACGGCTATGCCATCACGTTCGACATCAGGCAAATCAGAATGGCGCTGATTGACAGAGACAACACGCCAGCGTCGCGCGCGTTGCTACAGTCCTTCACGGCGGGTGGCTTGTTTCGCGTGGTTGCTCAGCTGAACGACATCAGCCAGGTGGAAGCGCTTATGCGCAAGGGCAAGGTACATGCGGCCCTGGTGATTCCCCGCGGCTTCCAGCGGGAGCTGCACACCAAGCCCAGCACCGCAGTGGAGCTACTCATCGATGGCGCGAACGCGAACACGGCGACCATCATCCTGAACTACGCGCGCATGCTCATGGCAAAGCTGGCCGTGGAGAGCCTGCCAGGGCTCCCTGTGCCGTTTGAAGTGCGGCAGGTCGTCCTTTACAACCCGGAGCAACGCAGCATGGTCTTCATCGTGCCGGGGCTGGTGGCCGTGCTCATCATGATGATCTGCGCCTTGCTCACTTCCATAGCCGTCACGCGCGAGCGAGAGACGAACACGGTGGAGCAAATCCTTGTCTCGCCCATCCATCCGTTGGAGCTCATCCTCGGCAAGGTCGGCCCCTATGTGGTCGTGGCCTTGTTGGATGCCAGCTCAGTGGTGGTCTTCTCGGTGCTGCTCTTCGGCATTCCCTTCCGGGGGAGCGCGGCCCTCTTGCTCCTTCTTTCGGTGGTCTTTGTGTACGCGTCGCTGAGCCTTGGCGTGCTCATTTCTTCTCGGGCCACCACCCAGCGTGCCGCGCTCATGGGTGCCGTTATGGCGACGTTGCTGCCATCAATTCTCCTTTCCGGCTTCATTTTTCCGATCAGGTCAATGCCGAAGTTGCTGCAGCTAATGACCTACATCGTTCCGGCACGATACTACCTCCGGATCATCAGGGGAATAATGCTGAAGGGCGTGGGTTTCGCCCACTTGTGGCCTGACGTCTTGGCGCTTTTCGTGTTTGGCACAGTCCTGCTACTCGTCAGCGTGGGGAGGTTCCGCACGAGGCTGGAGGGCTGA
- a CDS encoding ABC transporter permease codes for MRRVLCIIRKEFLQVFRDRAMVFLIFMAPIVQLIVLGYVVSSEVRHLATVVCDGDRSAHSRELVARLKNSGYFDVLFVENDTRRLGEYFDGGRATVALVIPAGFSRDVVAGHMPALQLVLDGQDANSSNVALGYASGLMQDYLSDQLQRQALALGRRPRLVEPRVQVWFNPDLRYRNYMIPGIVAFLLTLTTALLSGMGLVREKEVGTLEQLNVTPIKPYQLLLGKTIPFAILGFGEVALAIAVARLWYQIPLVGNLGLLALFVVLFLFTTLGIGLFVSSSSTTQQQAMFLTWFILIFALITSGFLFPIENMPRWIQALSYLNPLRYFMLVVRAIFIKGSGITELWEQGVILAVFGLAILLVSARRFEKRIR; via the coding sequence GTGCGCCGCGTCCTTTGTATCATTCGCAAAGAGTTCTTGCAGGTCTTCCGCGACCGCGCCATGGTCTTTCTCATCTTCATGGCGCCAATTGTGCAGCTCATCGTGCTCGGGTATGTGGTTTCCAGTGAGGTCAGGCACCTGGCGACGGTGGTCTGCGATGGTGATCGCTCCGCGCACAGTCGCGAGCTGGTCGCCCGGCTGAAGAACTCGGGGTATTTCGATGTGCTCTTCGTCGAGAACGACACAAGGCGTCTGGGCGAATACTTTGATGGCGGCCGGGCGACCGTGGCGCTGGTCATCCCCGCGGGCTTTTCGCGCGATGTGGTAGCGGGTCATATGCCGGCGCTGCAACTTGTGTTGGATGGACAGGACGCGAATAGCTCGAATGTCGCACTCGGCTATGCGAGCGGGCTGATGCAGGACTATCTCAGTGACCAGCTGCAGCGCCAGGCGCTGGCTCTCGGACGGCGCCCACGGCTGGTGGAGCCACGCGTGCAAGTGTGGTTCAATCCCGACCTCAGGTATCGTAACTACATGATCCCGGGGATTGTCGCCTTCCTGCTGACACTCACCACGGCCCTCCTCAGCGGGATGGGCCTTGTCCGCGAAAAGGAAGTGGGCACTCTGGAACAGCTGAACGTCACGCCCATCAAGCCTTACCAGTTGCTCCTGGGCAAGACGATCCCGTTTGCGATACTTGGTTTTGGCGAGGTCGCCTTGGCCATCGCTGTCGCCCGGCTGTGGTACCAGATACCCCTGGTGGGAAACCTCGGGCTCCTGGCGCTCTTCGTGGTGCTTTTTCTTTTCACAACCCTGGGCATTGGCCTCTTTGTGTCCTCCAGTTCCACTACCCAGCAGCAGGCCATGTTCTTGACCTGGTTCATTCTTATCTTCGCCCTCATTACCTCCGGCTTCCTCTTTCCCATCGAGAACATGCCGAGGTGGATACAAGCTCTAAGCTACCTGAACCCATTGCGGTATTTCATGTTGGTGGTCCGCGCGATCTTTATCAAGGGCTCAGGCATTACGGAGTTGTGGGAACAGGGGGTCATCCTTGCGGTGTTCGGCCTTGCCATCCTATTGGTGAGTGCGAGGCGTTTTGAGAAGCGGATACGGTGA